The nucleotide window ATTGTTCGGACACCCGGCTAAGTTGTTTGCGCCTGTCATCCCAGTATTGCATGCGGTTGAGAATAAAAAGATTCCAGTTAACAGCTACAGGCGGAAGTGCTGTGGAATATAAAAGCGGCCTCATTGTATTGACAAGACAGGATTTCAAGGTCGGATGTGTTATGGCATAGGCACCGTGGGATGCAAAGGCTTTGCCCATGGTGCCCAAAAGGATATCCACCCGGTCATGCACCCCTGCTTCAAAACTAAGGCCCCTGCCATGACTACCGAATACGCCTGCTGAATGGGCCTCGTCAACATATAAAAGGGCATTATGTTTTTCCTTTAACGCAACCAGCTCTTTGATGTCGGCACGGTCTCCGTCCATGCTGAAAATCGATTCCGTGATGATCAGGGTGTTGTCAAATCCGTTTTTTTCTTTTTCCAAAAGCCTTCTTAACTGATCCATATCATTGTGCTGAAAAATCATACACCTTGCCTTGGACAGCCGGATGCCGTCCACAATGCTGGCATGGTTAAGGCTGTCGGATAAAATCAGATCATTTTTTCCTGCCAGTGCCGGAATAATACCGATATTGGCATGGTAGCCGCTGTTAAACACAAGGGCTGCCTTGGAACCATAAAATTCACAAAACCGTTTCTCCAGTGCCTCATAAAGGCCGGAATTACCGGTCAAAAGCCTGGAGGATGAGGAACCCAGACCATATTCATTGATCATGTTTTCCTTGTCCATACGGCTGTAAAACTCTTTGCACAGCACAGCATCGGTTGCAAGCCCCAGGTAATCGTTTGACGACAGGTTAAGGCAGGATTTGTGTTTATAGGTTATGGTTTTGTCCTGGCGATTATCAATGTCTTTAAAGGATCTTAACAGATCGTTTTTTTTGATTTCTTCCAGTCTTTCAGAATAGGTTTTGTAAGGGTTATGCATAATTAAACACCTGTTTTGTAAACAACTTGAGTTATCTTTTTTGTTAATGTGTCAAGGTCATGGTCTTCTATAATATAAGGTGGCATGGTATAGATCAATTTGCCGAACGGCCTTATCCAGACTCCCTGTTCAACAAACTGCCGCTGTATTTTTTCGATATCCACAGCTTCTTTCATCTCCACGACCCCAATCCCGCCTAAAACCCTGACATCTTTCACTTGCTTGAACTGTCTGCATTCCTGCAATCCGGATTCCAGTTTTGTTTCAAGGTGCTGAATTTTCATTTTCCAGTCATAGGAAAAAAGAAGGTTGATATTGCTCAGGGCAACACTGCACGCCAGTGGATTGCCCATGTATGTGGGGCCGTGCATAAACACCCCGCATTCTCCTTGTGAAATCACCCGGCCGATTTCCTGTGTGGCAAGAGTGGCTGCAAGGGTGAGGTATCCGCCGGTCAAAGCTTTGCCCACACACATGATATCAGGTGAAATTTGGGCATGATTGCAGGCAAACAGTTTTCCAGTACGGCCAAAACCTGTGGCGATTTCATCCAGGATCAGCAGCAATTCATACTGGTCGCACAAGGCTTTGAGCTTTTTCAGATACACGGGAGAATAAAACCTCATACCTCCTGCACCCTGAACAATAGGTTCAATAATGACTGCGGCACAGGATTGATGATGTTGTTTGATCAACTCTTCCATGTGTTGTATATGGCTGTCATTCCATGGTTCATGAAATTTGCAGTCTGGTTTTTGTGCAAAATGGTGTTTGGGCAGAATATTCTGAAAGGCATGGTGCATACCGGTCACAGGATCGCATACAGACATGGCATAAAAGGTATCGCCGTGGTATCCTGACCTGACCGTAATCATGGTATTTTTTTCAGGCTTTCCCATGGCATGCCAGTATTGAAAGGCCATTTTCATGGCGACTTCAACGGAGACCGACCCGGAATCACACAAAAAAACCTGGGTTAAGGGGTCAGGTGTGATGCTGATTAAGAGTTTGGACAGCTCAACCGCCGGCTCGTGGGTTAACCCGCCGAACATCACATGGGACATTTTTTTCATCTGAGTTTCAACAGCTGCATTTAAAACCGGGTGATTGTATCCGTGGATGGCTGCCCACCAGGAAGACATCCCGTCTATGAGCCGTGTTTTGTCCATAAGGGTGAGATGGACGCCTTGGGCGGATTCAACCGGATATGTTTTCAAAGGCCGGGTCATTGAAGTGTATGGATGCCACAAGTGTGTTTTGTCAAATTCCTGTAATTGTAAAATTTTATCTGTCATATTTTGCCTGCTGTTTTATACCGTTAACTTTTGTTTGAATTTTAGTTAACCAAATTCAATGACCAAGTCAATACCCATATAAAATTATTCCAGCAGATATATTTGCAAAATAACTCATGGCGATGATATTGAATTATAAAAAACTTTGATATATGGTAGCCTCTATTAATGGATTCAAAAATCACAAAATATTACATTTTGTTTGGATTAGTAAATCCAAACTGTAATTGTAGCTAAAATCAAAAGAGATTGTTATCTTTTACTTTAAACAACAGGAGTGATTATTTTGTTCCGAATCCCTAACCTGTTGAAACAATCTT belongs to Desulfobacula toluolica Tol2 and includes:
- the bioA gene encoding adenosylmethionine--8-amino-7-oxononanoate transaminase, encoding MTDKILQLQEFDKTHLWHPYTSMTRPLKTYPVESAQGVHLTLMDKTRLIDGMSSWWAAIHGYNHPVLNAAVETQMKKMSHVMFGGLTHEPAVELSKLLISITPDPLTQVFLCDSGSVSVEVAMKMAFQYWHAMGKPEKNTMITVRSGYHGDTFYAMSVCDPVTGMHHAFQNILPKHHFAQKPDCKFHEPWNDSHIQHMEELIKQHHQSCAAVIIEPIVQGAGGMRFYSPVYLKKLKALCDQYELLLILDEIATGFGRTGKLFACNHAQISPDIMCVGKALTGGYLTLAATLATQEIGRVISQGECGVFMHGPTYMGNPLACSVALSNINLLFSYDWKMKIQHLETKLESGLQECRQFKQVKDVRVLGGIGVVEMKEAVDIEKIQRQFVEQGVWIRPFGKLIYTMPPYIIEDHDLDTLTKKITQVVYKTGV
- a CDS encoding aminotransferase class I/II-fold pyridoxal phosphate-dependent enzyme; its protein translation is MHNPYKTYSERLEEIKKNDLLRSFKDIDNRQDKTITYKHKSCLNLSSNDYLGLATDAVLCKEFYSRMDKENMINEYGLGSSSSRLLTGNSGLYEALEKRFCEFYGSKAALVFNSGYHANIGIIPALAGKNDLILSDSLNHASIVDGIRLSKARCMIFQHNDMDQLRRLLEKEKNGFDNTLIITESIFSMDGDRADIKELVALKEKHNALLYVDEAHSAGVFGSHGRGLSFEAGVHDRVDILLGTMGKAFASHGAYAITHPTLKSCLVNTMRPLLYSTALPPVAVNWNLFILNRMQYWDDRRKQLSRVSEQFRNALTKKGLVHTGDTHIIPVITGSNKKAVELSDLLIENGYLAFPIRPPTVPENNSRIRFSLTSDISFEDIEPVADIIAQYMKNQGS